The sequence GTCGTTTGAAATTCACTTTTGGTCCATAATCCTAAAACAACATTTGGCAACAAACTCATATGAATAGACTGAATGTCAACATTTCAATGCAGTAACATCACACTAAGAAAAATATTGACAACATTGTTGGCTGAAACATAGCAGAACCTGTTGCGTGAACCCATCGACCCAATTAGCTGGCTCCGGAACCACAGACAGAGAGGAGATTAATAACGACAAAATGACACAATGAAGAGGTGATATGAAGAACAGATGTAATTGTCAGAAGACGTGAAGAACTAACACTAATAAATATTCTGTTGAGGAGTAAGAACACAAAATTATCCTTAACCTTTGTTACTTGCGAAATGCAAGAACCAATCAACTATGTTGGTCGAGAAGGCATTGGAGTAGGAGTACATCAGAAGGAAGCTAAGAACAGTCTAACTAATCTGTACAAGCATTCACTGTTTGTGATTAGAAAAGCGCACTGAAGAAGTATGTAGAAATCCCGAAGTCGTTTTATCCACAGACAACTGGTCGGATCACAGCTCAAGTCAAACTGTCAACTTCAAGTGTTCATCAAGCTTACTTACTATCCCATTTCTTGAAAACCCATTTCGTAAGAGATGACCTCTTACAAGTCTCAATTTCTTCATGAAACTTTTGAATGATTGACCTCGTTTCTGAAAATGAAACAACCAACATGAATGGCACAGATGGAACAACACAACTGATTGAAGACACTGACTCAATTCATAGTTGTTTGAAGACCATGAGCAATACCGTAGGCATCTTTTGGATGAGTTTTTCTTTCTAACAACAGGATGTTGCTTCACGATTGGCCTGTGTTATTGCCTAGACTGAAGATGTGGCACTACAGTAGTTGCGTCGATCACTTCAGTAGGACGTTTTATCAACCCGAGTGTATTGGCGTCTGACCAATTCTACAAATCGACCTAGAAATCCCACTTGGCTTTGAGGAATCGCGTCACTTGTGGCATAAGCAAAATATCCGGCTACAAACGAATGGACGAGTCTGTTGAGCAGGAATCCAAATGTGAGGAACATGGTTCATGAAAGTAGAAGACATGTGCAAACCGCAAACTGCGATCACAAGCGTTGGAATCACAGAGTAAGCATTATTTAAGTTGCGTATAGGGTACTAGACAAAGATGGTAAAATCGGCTAACGAGACTGTGAATTCTCGTCACCTGAGGTGGCTGGGAGCTGTATTAGTTATGTTCAACAACCACTTACTTCGATGTGCAACGTTGTTAAGGGCCGTTTAACTAATCTGTACAGTCATCCACTGTTCATCTCATCTATGTTGGTCtgtgtagattacctggttgtgGCCCCTACAATAACTGTCTTTGGTgattgggtgacatggctcagaatttgCAGTCACAGTTAGATAGACGCACTCATCGTTTATTTTCCCCCAGACTCCTAGTTTCAGTATGCGTTCTTGCATACCGTTCCATTCTCTCTACTCGGACCACATTGCGAATATTTGTTGCAGTGTCATTTAACTTGTCACCTTCATCTTTTTTTTCACCCAAGTGGTACTAATAACATTCACCATAGGGCTGCATCACTAAGGGTCGCTCCACGGCCTTGGGAATTTTACATTAGGGCTAATGCCTCAGGAAGTTGTCTTTTACCACCTACTTCGATTTGAGCGATCAGGCAGTACCACAGTCTTCAAGTGATTTGTGCGACGCATATATTTTAGGTGCCTACTTTTAACaatgtttgtatttaaataaagaaatgaaCCATATATCAGCTCAGTGTCTTCGGTTGAATGTAATCAACTTGAACAGTTACCTGTATATTAAAGATACAACAGTTACATACTAATAAAGTATGTTTTCTGTAACCCTAATGAACTACTGTTTTACGGAATATTTTGCAAGGTAAGGGTAATCATTTGATTCATTGAAACTTGACTTACTTGTTTTCCGACGAACTGGCGAAGTACCTCTCTAGCTTCAAACACATAAGGTATGTCGTAAAGCGGACGAATACGACCACGTTGGACAGAAGAATCGTCTTCCTTGCTGCTGGTCTGTGGTCGTGGAGCTCTTATGCTGGATAGAAAGAATTTATGGACACCATCTGAACATTTGATAGAGACGTTATCACCGTTTCCGACTTCACATATCTGAAAAAAACAATACACATAGATCCAAGTCTTTTCAGCTAAGAACAGTGAGTCCTAAGTACTAAAATTAAGTCCAACCTGAAAGAGGCTCCGAAATAACATGTTCACAATACCATAGTTTGAAATGACATGACAGAACTGACATCGGTGCAGTAATTTTTTCACCAGAATACACAGATAGTTAAGGTCAGCACAATTTTTATGGTTAAAAAGAACGATTGACAGCCTAAGTCGTTATTTACTTAAACTCGTAATCTACATCGCCATGTGCAAAAATATCCTAAAACGAAGGGGAGAATATGACATCGCACGAAGATGGCTGAGGTGCCAAGAGGGAACCAAAATAACGTTATCCCTATAGCCAAGGTCCATTTAGCTTCAGATTACTCTCAGTAgatacacacaaatcaaattatctgtgtggcgcatacatatttggtgccCACTTTCACCaatatgtgtccaaataaataaaataacaaataaagttGGACGAGCACTCACAATTCCACTGAATATTTTCCCTGGAACAACTGTTTGAAGACTGTCTGCATGTACTTCCGTTGTTTGTGTGGGCTGGTAGTTTTCAAACACGCGTAGTCGCTTTTCTTTCGCAAGTCTTTCAGCTATTTTATAGGCTTCGGCAGCACCTGGGACGCTTACTAAGTTTAGATTCCAATCAATACAGTGAGCAAGACCATGACGCAGCAACAACTCAGCTATATTTCCATTTGGGTGGAGGATGCTTCCGACGAAAGCTTGATTAAATACGGATTCCAACAGTATAGTAACGTCTCTCTGTAGCAGTCTGGATTCGGTAAAGAATAGCGCATCGAGACCCCACGCGTCGGGAACCTATAAACCATGAAACAACGATATGCTAACTCACAATTTTTCCATCCTCATAACGTATCGATGGCGATTTAATTCCTGACATTGTGACAGTAACGTATACAAATGTATTTGGCTTTTCATTAAGGGATTCAGGTAGAATGAAGACTTGTACAGAACAACCATCTCGAACATTTTCGACAACAGCTTTAAGTGGTCGGTTTTTGTAGCTCTCAAAGAAGCTGCGAGTATTCTCGACTGACCAAAGGATTTCTCTTGTAACAGGGAGATTGGGAGACCAACGACCCTTACCAAGTGACTTTGCCTGTTCTTGAGCGGTTACTAGTTGCTTTTAATCGATCTACTGATAAACGTTTACACCCGTGAGTTAAGCTTCTATCTGTCGATGAGGCTGTTTCACTATCCtgtttgtttgtgtgttgtAAATAGTCGTTCCGAATCGCGTTATTCTTAAGAGTGTAGACATGCAACGGGAAAGCTCAAATTCAAACTGGTGTCCACGGTCTGTAGTGATAGTTGAAAGACAGACGAATTTTGCCATACATCGTTGGACGAAGGCAGGTCCCACTGCTTCAGCAGTAATGCATTTGATATGTACTACTTTCAGCCATCATGTGAAGCAATCTACACAGGTTAAGAAATAAGAGTATGCATTTCAATCTAGTAAAGGttctaccaaatccagatgaacatgatCAATACGAGCATCGGAGGTTTTGCAAGAGACTAAGAGACATTTGTTTTGTCTAATTACCTAAGACTTCCAGTATTATACAAAAGAGTGCACCCGCTTACTCACGTCATGAGGTCGGCGTAATAATTCTGCGATGCGCTTGATGGTTGCTTGAACATCTGTGTAAGAACGATTGTGCAACGTATTAAAGACGTTGCGTTGATAAATTTTCGTCACGGCTGGACGATCCTCACCTATAGATGAACCACATAGTAAACTCTCCTTACTCGCTCTAATCTGTTTGATCTACAGTTTCAGGGTTGTCTaagataactcgtgctgaataTATGTGTCTTcattttgaagctgggcgagttctAGAAGTTCCACCTCATAAAAACTGTTCAAGGAATTTATAAAGATAAGGTGCCTGCCACTACTTTTTTCACCCTAGAAATGTGTTGTATACCTGAAGTAAATCGCGAAGTACAGCTGAGTTGTCACGACTCAAGAGGGTGATACTTGTTTGTAGACGAGCTTAGTGGGAGGTTGAGAGATTTATGGTCAGTGAACGGAGTGAATTTTCGAACTGCCACAGAATCCTGAAAGTGCAGCACAGCACAATGAAGGTTAGGAGTCCCCTACCAAATGTTTTATACCTCGGTCCAGTGTCTCGCAACTTTCCTCAGAAGAATGTTAAATGTTGCCAGGTGTAGTTTAGCCATTGTTATGAAACTCCTCTGGTCTCCGAGTCGGATGCTTCCGTGATGATAGTAGTAGCACTTTAATGTCCTGGTGTACGATCACAGTTGCTCTTGAGATAATTTTCTTGGCTGTGAAGAGTAACGTTTTCGTGTTGTCGTTCAAATGGATGTTTtccgcatttccacgaagttggtctgTTGAGAATCTTATGAGGGACGCACAGTTCAGTGTGAAGCATCGATGAAAATTTACCAGGTCATCAAACCTGCGCGATTGCTTGACTGGGGTCGGTTCCGAATTACCCAGAATGATTTCCACCTTGCTTTTCAGAGGTCAGATGCCTTCAGTATCAATAATTTGTCCGAGAATATCAATGAAGTCGGTTCCAATTTGACATTCCTGGGTGTTTACAGTCATGCTGTGTTTGTGCAGTAGTTCAGAAACTTGGTTTAGATGCTGGAGATGAGTTCTGTGTCTGGACTTGCGGTCGAACAGTCACATACATATGCACATACAAATCTGAGACCTTGAAGTACTTCGTCGACAAATCTCTGGAATGTTTGTGCAATATTACTTAGGCCTGAAAGCATTTGCGAAAGTTCGTGAGGTGATAGCGGCTTTAGGAGTGTCACTGACTGTCATAAGAATTTCGTTATGTGCATTAATCAGATTGGTTCTAGAGATACCGACTGTCCTTTTTAAgatagctgtcaaatcgtgaatgtgaggcaacggatAACGAACGTGAGTGGTATTCGCATTCAGTAGCCAAGTGTCATCAGCCGGACGTAATCATTGCTGCCCTTTTTAAGGACCACATACAGAGAGATGCCCATGGGCTGTCTGATGGCTGAATAATTCCCAAATCTGTCATGTGCTGGAACACGTCTGTGGCCGACCCTAGGTTTTCGGGAGCTATTCGGTGCGGTTTCGAGAATACAGGttgtcctgtagtcgtgatgtgatatGCAACATCGCCGGTCACATAAGATAACTTTAGTGGCGTATGGTATTGTTCAGGGTGCTTACTAAGTATCAGTTGATAGAATGGGTCGATTATGTGCTTAACAGTGAGTGGAAATAATCTAGAATCAGAGGATCAGTTCACACAAACAAATACTTTAGTATTACCATCTACTAACGTCCGTTAGCATGTGTCGATTATTAGATTACAGTGTTGTAGCaggtctataccaatgattgtcttagaaacatctgcaacaacgaaagtCAAGTGGATGAGTTTGTGTAAACCCATGTTAGCATACACATATCGCTTACTGTAAGTAGCAATCGGCTTCCCATTTGCTGGTTCGTACAGTCAATCGTAAGGATTCTCAGGAAGAACATCAACAACTGCACCAGAGTTTACGAGATAGCGAAATCTTTTTGTCACGTCAGTGATGCCTAACAGACAACTGTGTGCTCTGCTTACGGTCGCCGTTAGCGTTGCAGTCGGGGACGTTTCCCGAGAGGGTTTACATGATGGACGATGCGGGAAATTGTgaggttttctgcaatttctagGGAGTCTACCATACTTATTGCTATGCAAACACTAATAAGGATAATCTGTTCCTCGTAGACCAGTTACAGATCTTTTTCGTGACGAGCTTCTTTGAGGAGTTCGGGGACGTTTACTGTTATGATGGATATTAAAAAACGAGTAAGAATATGATAGTGGTCTGTAACACCGTTTTGTGCTGTTTGAGTCTTCCtcttgcgcaatacatttcaaacaatcagatcacacatatacttgttaaaaacatttttatatgaaaattaaaaggtcagctggacaggttaaaggtaagccatAACAGAGAAAAAATATTAAAGCACACAAAAATAATGTGATcgccactctggataataaatcagtattaccagggtaggttaagtgtaaggacgAATTGTTTTTAAACACACAAAATGTTTTCgatttccgtatagccaaggcttcaataatccttagtatacgtccttgacgGCTTTTGTGTAACATTACAAATGTTGatttgatgtcaaccttatgaccagtctcGATCAAATGTTTCTCTTCTGTTATGACGGGATaagattgatttattcattacgaTTTTTATTCCGTTTAATTCAATTCGATGATCACTCGGTATAGTACTTGTTTCGTTTACCCTTATGACATTCTATTCTATATAACATAAGACATTCTTATATGAATTACTCTTCACATTTGTgatttattctaattattaaccaaaaatgggtgtacaaaccAATATATAATTGAGTGTATTTCCGAATAGACTGGCCGGGATTGCTTGTGCTTCTGGTTGCTTGCAGAATATATTTCCCCGTTTTAATCTTGGACTTCTCTCTCTTGTTAGCGGTGTtgggacgcatcagaatagctagcttattagTTTTTGGTCACAGAGTTTTGTTGCGTTCACAGACTAGATGAACTCGTATTCGCTTGAAACATAGCAAACATGGTTTTTCCTTTGACATGATGAACCTCAGCGTCGAGGGTTATTTTGATCTCCGGTATCCGGTCGGTAGATGCAGCCAGCTAACTTACAGCGTTATTTTGAAATGAGATGAGGAGTACATGCGCCTGTTAGGGAAGCTAAGACAGAAAGAGCTGTTTAAACAGGTCCTTGTCAAACGTCCATCGGTCTGTCTGATTGGAGGTTTAGCAACAATCATGTATTCAAATCGTTAGTATAAACAGTCGAGTGGATCTCctacaaactgaaaacatcactgtcgaatttaccccaacattGACAAAGGTTCAAGCCGTCACCATGGACATGATTTAGGAACGTATTCTCATTGGTTGCAACTTGTGTTCTCTCTCGTactcacatgagcatcactcagtTATTATCATCTTGTAGGGATTTATTTATCCGGAAGCATTGTACAACACCATAGTGTCTAGATTTACAGCACATAGGCTTGGCTGATCTCAACATTTCCTAATCACTATATTAGTAACAATTCGTTTTCTAACTTATGCGAAACTcaatacttgcaactaacttgtatgcaccacCGGCCGGTAgatatgaatataaatgaaatttagtctagagcatgtctctcaCTAATGCACCCATGTTTATCGAGTTTCTATTAGCTATCTGTTCAAAATGCACACAACTGTCATTATTTTCACGTGGAAGAACTTTCGATAACTATTcatatgtattagtagtattactgaATTTTATGAGGTCGATGAAATCTCGCAACTAAGTAAACCGTATAAAACATGACAAATTGTCTGGAACACTGGTTAGAATTTTTTTCCATGGCTATgcttttgttctttcagttagcctactaatacagaagcaattggaaatcaactcATACGGACAGTTTACTGGCATGATCGTTAGCTGACTTTATGATTTAAGCCAAAAATAATACCAGTATTAACAGTTGTTcttatatttctaaacacaaaatacgtGAACTACCTACAAGCTATTAGCCAAAGGCTAATACTACGCATCTTAAGGAGACTTATTAAAATATACCTACGCGGAaccattcttaattattatgatCCCACTTTGTCCGGCTCAAATAATTTTGACCTAAATTTACATTTCGCGCACGTCAATAATTAAACCACTTCTTTTCTGATTTATCTTTGAGCTTATCAATACCCGGTAGATTCTTATTATTCCTGGTAACCTCCGGCGTGCGACAATCATACTttatttggtatcgaaccaacgccacgttgattctggtcggagagtagtgtagtggtatTGGGCTCTAACCACAGTCCCCAAAGCTATACATGAGATAACTAGGAAACAGGCTTTCATCGTGTAACACTAAGGGAAGGTCAATAATGACGAACATGAGTGTAACGACCGAACTGCcagtattcggtttgaacgcaggACCGACGATCCAAAATGTATTGAAATAGGCCAggctacgttcttctgtatagcgCACCAAGTGTTTTTGAGATTCTCGTATTAAATTATGTCAAAatacaaactctgtgctcaatataaacggttctaatttaggaagtagaataaattataacaaaaatacaaaatacctcgaACGGTACACCCtatgctatacagtcagaagtatctctaacgcaaagtagctcGATAAACAGtgaaagagacagttaataccAAAGGGctcgatacctgagaatcaataaaaatattcccaacaagatgtAATCAAATATCTAACTGCAGGGATTCTGgcaatcctcccaagcagacagtcaaagTGTTAATAGCTGTAACACGTGTAATCAGCAGTCAGTGAAAGGCGAAGAGGACCTGAAACTACAACACACACAATTTTAACCAAGCGCTTCACACCAAGAGAGAGAACATGGAAAATTAAAATTCACGGGCTATATACAGGAAAGAAAGCTTGTTTATAAAACAGTCTTATGAGTCATCCTGTAGGTTCAGTGCATGCAGagcttgttcttcttcttccaaGGCATTTATTC comes from Schistosoma haematobium chromosome 3, whole genome shotgun sequence and encodes:
- the GOLT1B gene encoding golgi transport 1B, variant 2 (EggNog:ENOG410VA3E~COG:K); this encodes QLVTAQEQAKSLGKGRWSPNLPVTREILWSVENTRSFFESYKNRPLKAVVENVRDGCSVQVFILPESLNEKPNTFVYVTVTMSGIKSPSIRYEDGKIVPDAWGLDALFFTESRLLQRDVTILLESVFNQAFVGSILHPNGNIAELLLRHGLAHCIDWNLNLVSVPGAAEAYKIAERLAKEKRLRVFENYQPTQTTEVHADSLQTVVPGKIFSGIVSARPTLFVILFIWTHIGESGHQICMRHTDNLICVYLLRVI